One window from the genome of Gimesia aquarii encodes:
- a CDS encoding FG-GAP-like repeat-containing protein — MQSGEYEKTNLKLPVLRHLVLLIIFLCLASGCEPNSADSVVLLQKARTALSEKDFERAILLATEVSVSAPERSESLLLAGEAAMRSQRFSDALKYFQLVIDSEGENKHTKLARFSAAEVYRELGQLTNAIQSYQQVLQTNPDNVATHERLAFLLSTTGARWEALPHFFFLVRSGSATINELAIFADLDRHVEHKPFLESCLLKSKKDSYVRFGLAAHRFWDGDPEKAKESLSQIVEEAPELISAQAMLGELLLDQKEEQFAQWHQGLPEVAEAHPDIWYVRGLWARRHDKRQMAAHCFWQCIRRDPRHRRATVQLSQVLASLDDNSTAVFRERAIEMVELTQQVDDVLRSNGLNEAPFRRTLELLEKMGRIWEVCAWGVVARDLFSTADWPQENLTRCAPLLNRDLPLVQDTQNLAKIIDLSSYPEFQLPQINLHLSAGDTEAPVDALIQFSLSRNGIDFTYFNGPDPSTRGVRVFESNGGGVAVVDFDGDEWPDLYFTQGAEWKSGKREPSPSRFYTDRLFRNMGDSFEEITVKSGLENQGYGQGPTVADFNNDGFPDLYIANIGHNRLYHNNGDGTFEDVTDKCGLTGEEWTASCVVVDLNADGLPDLFDVNYLMGQNVYTAICEGLACSPSVFVGTPDRLHLNQGDGTFKFIPDMTPVSGAKGLGVVASNLHDRERPSLFVANDQTPNFLLQASGTDDASGIRMENRGFIDGISHNEDGLAMACMGIAADDVDGDGRIDFFVTNFKDESNTLYLQDTEGLFFDATKKAGLAGPSWPFVGWGTQFLDADLDGAADLVVVNGHVDDYRDRGGEYQMRSQFFKNRGRGQFTELFADDIGPWFEKKILGRGLARLDWNRDGLMDFVVSQIGEPASLMTNRTVGSGNFINIQLIATKSARDAIGSSVEVVVENRRWKKQLVAGDGYLASNQRMLQFGLGKSESVQELQIHWPSGGRSTMKNLPVNVTLKVVEEGANFTLWRNSDLEIPGAEVILEYQNNALKSNALLEY; from the coding sequence TTGCAGTCTGGAGAATACGAGAAAACTAATCTCAAGTTGCCTGTTTTAAGGCATCTGGTTTTATTAATCATATTCCTCTGTCTGGCCTCTGGCTGTGAGCCGAACTCTGCTGATTCTGTTGTGTTATTGCAAAAGGCCAGAACCGCTCTTTCTGAAAAAGACTTTGAACGTGCCATTTTGTTGGCCACAGAGGTATCTGTTAGTGCTCCCGAACGATCAGAATCGCTACTTCTGGCTGGGGAAGCAGCCATGCGTAGTCAGCGATTTAGTGACGCACTGAAATACTTTCAATTGGTGATTGATTCTGAAGGAGAGAATAAACACACCAAGCTCGCCAGATTCTCCGCTGCCGAAGTCTACCGTGAACTTGGACAATTGACGAATGCAATTCAGTCCTATCAACAGGTGCTGCAAACAAATCCAGACAATGTTGCCACGCATGAGCGTCTCGCATTTTTGTTAAGTACCACGGGAGCGCGCTGGGAAGCGTTGCCCCATTTTTTCTTTTTAGTCCGAAGTGGATCGGCCACGATAAACGAGTTGGCAATTTTCGCCGATCTTGACCGACATGTTGAACATAAGCCGTTCCTTGAGTCTTGCTTGCTGAAATCAAAAAAAGATTCCTACGTGCGATTCGGACTGGCTGCGCACCGGTTTTGGGACGGTGACCCTGAAAAGGCAAAGGAAAGTCTGAGTCAGATTGTTGAGGAAGCGCCCGAGCTGATATCCGCACAGGCGATGTTGGGTGAATTGTTGCTCGATCAAAAAGAGGAACAATTTGCTCAATGGCACCAGGGACTACCTGAAGTGGCAGAGGCACATCCCGATATCTGGTACGTTCGAGGTCTTTGGGCGCGCCGTCATGATAAACGTCAAATGGCCGCGCATTGCTTCTGGCAATGTATTCGCCGCGATCCAAGACATCGGCGCGCCACAGTTCAACTCAGTCAGGTATTAGCATCACTTGACGACAATTCGACTGCAGTTTTTCGCGAGCGTGCGATAGAGATGGTTGAACTGACTCAACAGGTTGATGATGTATTACGGAGTAATGGACTCAACGAAGCACCATTTCGACGAACCCTGGAATTATTGGAGAAAATGGGGCGGATTTGGGAAGTATGTGCCTGGGGAGTCGTGGCACGAGACCTGTTTTCCACCGCCGATTGGCCGCAAGAAAATTTAACACGATGTGCGCCTCTGTTGAATCGAGACCTGCCGCTGGTTCAAGACACACAAAATCTGGCAAAAATTATTGATCTATCATCTTATCCAGAGTTTCAACTACCGCAAATCAATCTCCACCTCTCGGCTGGCGATACCGAAGCTCCTGTCGATGCTTTGATCCAGTTTTCATTATCAAGAAACGGTATCGATTTCACCTACTTCAATGGCCCCGATCCATCGACCAGGGGCGTACGTGTCTTTGAGTCAAATGGGGGAGGGGTTGCCGTTGTAGACTTCGACGGAGACGAATGGCCCGACTTATATTTTACCCAAGGGGCAGAATGGAAATCTGGTAAAAGGGAGCCTTCCCCATCCAGATTTTACACCGACCGTTTGTTCCGAAACATGGGAGACTCATTTGAAGAGATTACGGTTAAATCAGGGCTTGAGAATCAGGGCTACGGCCAGGGGCCGACTGTAGCCGACTTCAATAACGACGGATTTCCCGATCTCTATATCGCCAACATTGGTCACAATCGACTTTACCATAACAATGGAGACGGTACTTTCGAGGATGTTACAGATAAGTGTGGTCTAACGGGAGAGGAGTGGACGGCGAGTTGTGTTGTTGTCGACTTGAACGCCGATGGACTTCCGGATCTGTTTGATGTTAACTACCTCATGGGACAGAATGTCTATACGGCTATTTGTGAGGGATTAGCCTGTTCACCCTCTGTATTTGTTGGAACTCCCGATCGACTGCATCTGAATCAGGGAGATGGAACGTTTAAGTTCATCCCGGATATGACTCCTGTATCCGGTGCAAAAGGTCTGGGGGTTGTGGCGTCAAACCTGCATGACCGCGAACGGCCAAGCCTCTTTGTGGCCAACGATCAAACTCCCAATTTTCTGCTCCAGGCTTCAGGTACAGACGACGCCTCGGGAATCCGTATGGAAAATCGAGGATTTATCGACGGAATCTCTCACAACGAAGATGGACTCGCAATGGCCTGTATGGGGATCGCTGCGGATGACGTGGACGGTGACGGGCGGATCGATTTCTTTGTTACGAACTTCAAAGATGAATCGAACACACTCTACTTACAGGACACCGAGGGGCTTTTTTTCGATGCAACCAAGAAAGCAGGCCTTGCCGGTCCGAGTTGGCCGTTTGTCGGTTGGGGAACGCAGTTTCTGGATGCAGATCTCGACGGTGCAGCAGACCTTGTTGTGGTGAATGGTCATGTTGATGACTATCGCGATAGGGGAGGAGAATATCAAATGCGGTCACAGTTTTTCAAAAACAGGGGCAGAGGACAATTTACCGAACTTTTTGCAGATGATATTGGACCATGGTTCGAAAAAAAGATATTGGGACGCGGTTTGGCACGACTTGACTGGAATCGAGATGGATTGATGGATTTTGTAGTTTCCCAAATCGGGGAACCAGCTTCACTCATGACCAACCGAACTGTTGGAAGTGGTAATTTCATCAATATACAGCTGATTGCGACAAAATCGGCCCGCGATGCCATTGGTTCCAGCGTTGAGGTAGTCGTAGAGAATCGACGATGGAAGAAGCAATTAGTCGCCGGAGATGGCTATTTGGCGAGTAACCAGCGGATGCTTCAATTCGGACTGGGAAAGTCTGAGTCTGTGCAAGAATTGCAAATCCACTGGCCATCGGGAGGGAGATCTACAATGAAAAACCTACCAGTCAATGTCACTCTTAAAGTCGTAGAGGAAGGAGCAAATTTTACACTCTGGCGTAACTCGGATCTCGAAATTCCCGGAGCAGAAGTGATATTAGAATACCAGAACAATGCGTTAAAATCTAATGCGTTATTGGAGTACTAA
- a CDS encoding carboxypeptidase-like regulatory domain-containing protein, translating into MSVRALLITFFLIILCGCTGRTGEDRKPVYKVSGTVSLSGAPVAGASVTFISTEKQPVAYGRTNGTGVYELMTYSPGDGAAAGRYSVLVTKYLGDATESSGVDAAHGADPTKNYDSNSGHDARATQKTKNAIPAKYAKVDTTPLSVMVEAGGDNKFDLEIK; encoded by the coding sequence ATGAGCGTACGGGCTTTACTTATTACATTTTTTCTCATCATTTTGTGTGGGTGTACCGGTAGGACTGGAGAGGACAGAAAGCCTGTCTATAAAGTGTCCGGAACAGTCAGTTTATCGGGGGCTCCCGTAGCTGGTGCGAGTGTCACTTTTATCTCAACAGAAAAACAACCTGTTGCCTATGGACGAACAAATGGCACTGGTGTGTATGAATTGATGACCTATTCGCCCGGTGACGGTGCGGCTGCTGGTAGATATTCTGTGCTTGTTACCAAATATTTAGGAGATGCAACCGAATCCAGTGGAGTCGATGCTGCACATGGTGCCGATCCGACAAAGAATTATGATTCAAACAGCGGCCATGATGCGCGGGCAACGCAGAAGACTAAGAATGCAATTCCGGCAAAATATGCGAAAGTGGATACGACACCGCTGTCGGTAATGGTTGAGGCCGGTGGAGACAACAAGTTCGATCTTGAAATTAAGTAA
- a CDS encoding DUF1559 domain-containing protein — translation MKQRHKRKGSFTFGFTLIELLVVIAIIAILIALLLPAVQQAREAARRTECKNKLKQLGIAVHGYHEVHGCMPMASGSNGGPGGRRQSGFVGLLPFIDQAPLFNLIAAGGTAAAVDGTTNYNGFDFVPWDNNHKAVRTSIPMLLCPSDGDSTEQLPRRGSNYMFSRGDTAWDTNPAWNGNGGRGLRGFFVGGSGNSGVRRIRDVTDGLSNTIAMGERIKAKPGGNSILTGAIATNITQAQYRVDASVCLNNYNNATDQYAGSSARWGGLRWMDGAMSFTGMSTILGPNKPSCSQPGDQQDGVQDPTSQHAGGAQVLMGDGAVRFISENIDAGNPASTSPSGSARSPFGIWGALGSVSGGEPVGDF, via the coding sequence ATGAAACAGAGACACAAACGCAAAGGAAGTTTTACATTTGGTTTTACATTAATTGAATTACTGGTCGTTATTGCGATTATTGCAATTCTCATCGCACTGCTACTTCCTGCTGTCCAGCAAGCACGTGAAGCTGCGCGGCGGACAGAGTGTAAAAACAAATTGAAGCAGTTGGGAATTGCGGTTCACGGCTATCATGAAGTACATGGTTGCATGCCTATGGCATCTGGTTCTAATGGTGGACCAGGTGGACGGCGGCAGAGCGGATTTGTGGGTTTGCTTCCCTTTATTGACCAGGCACCGCTCTTCAACTTGATTGCAGCGGGTGGTACCGCCGCCGCGGTCGATGGAACTACGAATTATAATGGATTTGATTTTGTTCCCTGGGATAACAATCATAAAGCGGTCAGAACATCCATCCCTATGCTGTTGTGTCCATCGGATGGAGATTCGACCGAGCAGCTTCCGCGCCGTGGATCCAATTACATGTTCTCACGAGGCGATACTGCCTGGGATACCAATCCCGCGTGGAACGGAAACGGTGGTCGTGGTCTGAGAGGTTTTTTCGTCGGTGGATCTGGGAACTCTGGCGTAAGAAGAATTCGTGACGTTACCGATGGTTTAAGTAATACGATTGCCATGGGTGAACGTATCAAAGCCAAGCCAGGTGGAAATTCAATCCTGACTGGTGCGATTGCCACGAATATTACTCAAGCTCAATACCGTGTTGACGCTTCTGTATGCCTTAATAATTACAACAACGCTACTGATCAATACGCCGGGAGTTCGGCCCGTTGGGGCGGTTTGCGCTGGATGGATGGAGCGATGAGTTTTACTGGTATGAGTACCATCCTGGGCCCTAACAAGCCGAGTTGCTCTCAGCCAGGCGATCAACAGGATGGCGTTCAGGATCCGACCAGCCAGCATGCAGGAGGCGCCCAAGTCCTGATGGGGGACGGAGCTGTCCGATTCATCAGCGAAAACATTGACGCTGGTAATCCAGCCTCAACATCTCCATCAGGCTCTGCCAGGAGTCCCTTTGGTATCTGGGGAGCATTAGGTTCTGTCTCAGGTGGTGAACCGGTAGGCGATTTCTAA
- a CDS encoding arylsulfatase → MNHLITAGLLVCTITGIVFADEKIHSPVKISSTAEASQHPNIVIILADDQGWGDLSSNGNTNLHTPNIDSLARDGVRFDRFYVGAVCAPTRAAFLTGRYHARTGTTGVSRGQERFNADEYTIAQVFKTAGYATGAFGKWHNGTQYPNHPNAKGFDEYYGFTSGHWGHYFSPMLDHNGTFVKGNGYITDDLTDKAMAFIEKQVQSGKPFFTYIPYCTPHSPMQVPDRFWDRFADKQLKMHNREPHKEQPDHLRAALAMCENIDWNVGRVLKKLKSLGIADNTIVVYFSDNGPNGVRWNGDMKGKKGSLDEGGVRSPFVIRWPGHLPAGYLVTQIAGAIDLLPTLTDLAGISRPEPKPIDGVSLKPLMMNSGKSWPDRMIFSSLRQRVSVRTDQYRLSDKGQLFDMIKDPGQRKDISKLKPLVTAKLKKATADWKASVWPHGYPDVDRPFLIGYGNCVTTQLPARDAISHGKIKRSSRHPNCSFFFNWTSTNDSITWHAEVVEGGTYEAILYYTCPQADLGSTVELSFNGKKVQGKVTEAHDPSLEGEAQDRAKRSESFVKDFKPLKLGKIMLAKGTGQLTLRALDIPGSQVMDFRLLILKRIQ, encoded by the coding sequence ATGAATCATTTAATAACAGCGGGTTTGTTGGTTTGCACTATAACGGGTATTGTCTTCGCAGACGAAAAAATTCATTCTCCAGTGAAAATTTCATCGACCGCGGAAGCTTCGCAACACCCCAACATTGTTATCATCCTGGCTGATGATCAGGGATGGGGGGATCTGAGCAGTAATGGCAATACAAATCTGCATACGCCGAATATTGATTCGCTGGCTAGAGATGGTGTGAGGTTTGATCGTTTCTATGTGGGAGCAGTCTGTGCTCCGACGCGTGCTGCATTTTTAACGGGACGCTACCATGCACGTACAGGAACAACTGGCGTTTCCAGGGGGCAAGAACGATTCAATGCGGATGAATACACGATTGCCCAGGTTTTCAAGACTGCAGGTTATGCCACTGGAGCTTTTGGAAAATGGCACAATGGAACACAATACCCTAACCATCCCAATGCGAAAGGATTTGATGAATACTATGGGTTTACGTCAGGGCATTGGGGGCACTATTTTAGCCCGATGCTGGATCATAATGGGACCTTTGTGAAAGGCAATGGTTACATTACTGATGACTTGACAGACAAAGCCATGGCCTTCATTGAAAAACAGGTTCAGAGCGGTAAACCTTTTTTTACTTATATCCCTTACTGCACGCCTCATTCACCTATGCAGGTACCTGACCGTTTCTGGGATCGTTTTGCTGATAAACAACTCAAGATGCACAACCGCGAACCTCATAAAGAACAACCGGATCACCTTCGCGCAGCGCTGGCAATGTGCGAGAACATTGACTGGAATGTGGGGCGAGTGCTTAAAAAACTAAAAAGTCTGGGAATTGCAGACAATACCATCGTGGTTTATTTTTCCGACAATGGGCCGAATGGGGTGCGTTGGAATGGGGATATGAAAGGAAAGAAAGGTTCCCTGGATGAGGGCGGGGTTCGATCACCTTTTGTAATTCGATGGCCGGGGCATCTGCCTGCCGGGTATTTGGTCACCCAGATCGCGGGAGCGATTGATCTCTTACCCACGCTGACAGACTTAGCTGGCATCTCCCGGCCTGAACCAAAACCCATTGATGGAGTCAGTCTCAAGCCACTGATGATGAATTCGGGGAAATCCTGGCCAGATCGAATGATTTTTTCCAGTTTACGTCAACGTGTGAGTGTGCGCACCGATCAATATCGTTTGTCCGATAAAGGCCAACTCTTTGACATGATCAAAGATCCCGGCCAAAGAAAAGACATTTCGAAACTAAAGCCTCTAGTGACTGCAAAGCTAAAAAAAGCAACCGCTGACTGGAAAGCTTCAGTTTGGCCCCATGGATATCCTGATGTTGATCGTCCGTTTTTAATCGGGTATGGAAACTGTGTCACTACGCAATTACCGGCTCGAGACGCGATCTCTCATGGTAAAATCAAACGCTCTTCGCGGCACCCCAACTGCTCTTTCTTTTTTAATTGGACCAGCACAAACGATAGCATCACCTGGCATGCGGAAGTCGTCGAGGGAGGGACCTATGAAGCGATACTGTATTATACATGTCCGCAGGCTGATTTAGGTTCTACCGTTGAGTTGAGTTTCAATGGTAAAAAAGTACAGGGCAAGGTTACCGAAGCACACGACCCGTCGTTAGAAGGCGAAGCACAAGACCGCGCTAAACGCTCGGAATCTTTCGTCAAAGATTTTAAACCTTTAAAACTGGGGAAGATCATGTTGGCGAAGGGCACAGGCCAGTTGACCTTACGTGCCCTGGACATTCCAGGTAGTCAGGTCATGGATTTCCGTTTGCTGATACTCAAGCGAATTCAATAA
- a CDS encoding Xaa-Pro dipeptidyl-peptidase: MLSNHKINHWSNWLNCVLATISLLLIFSNQTSADEKKASPQFKDGEAQIVKAFADADYWIRHDLWVETEFDSDGDGKLDRMHVSVTRPRQTESEGLKLPAVYISSPYFAGTGSKGRQYFWDTKQELGAVPKKRERVPSVVRKGMRPIISKTHMKDWVPRGYVVVHSSSPGTGLSQGCPTIGGDNESLAPKAVIDWLCGRAKGFTTIDGSEPVTAKWCTGKVGMTGTSFNGTLALAAATTGVEGLEAIIPIAPNTSYYHYYRSNGLIRHPYGYLGEDIDYLYDFVHSGDKNRREHCNCEIRDKELLKQFDRVSGDYNRFWAGRDYLNDIKPVKAAVLMSHAFNDWNVMPEHSVRIFKALQANGVPTQAYFHQGGHGGPPPMKQMNRWFTRYLHGVKNGVEKDPKAWIVRAGAKRDQPTSYADYPNPKAKPVKLFLGAGAPEQGILSINTQPAQGTEKLVDNFSFNGTALAQAEWTEHRLIYVSPKLSKPIHISGTPRISIRLACNKPAANLSVWLVSLPWTEGRNSKITDNIITRGWADPQNHRSLTESEPLKPGQFYDLSFDLQPDDQIIPKGQQLGLMIFSSDRDFTLRPTPGTELTVDLDKTSMMLPIVGGTSALKESLAPGKKK, from the coding sequence ATGTTATCAAATCATAAAATCAATCACTGGTCTAATTGGTTGAACTGTGTATTGGCCACCATCTCCCTACTACTGATTTTCAGTAACCAGACAAGTGCAGATGAAAAAAAAGCGAGTCCCCAATTTAAAGATGGAGAAGCGCAAATAGTCAAGGCGTTTGCAGACGCCGACTATTGGATTCGGCACGACTTGTGGGTCGAAACGGAATTCGACTCTGATGGTGATGGCAAGCTGGACCGGATGCACGTCAGTGTTACGCGACCTCGACAAACTGAAAGTGAAGGTCTGAAACTTCCTGCAGTCTATATTTCAAGTCCGTACTTCGCTGGAACCGGTTCAAAGGGCAGACAATATTTTTGGGACACAAAACAGGAACTCGGAGCAGTACCAAAGAAACGAGAGCGTGTCCCCTCTGTCGTACGCAAGGGCATGCGGCCGATCATATCTAAGACACATATGAAAGACTGGGTACCACGCGGATACGTCGTCGTTCACTCGTCGTCTCCCGGCACAGGACTGTCACAGGGATGTCCCACGATTGGTGGTGATAATGAGTCACTCGCCCCCAAAGCAGTGATTGACTGGTTGTGTGGTCGAGCGAAAGGCTTCACAACCATCGATGGCTCTGAGCCAGTCACCGCCAAGTGGTGTACGGGCAAAGTTGGAATGACAGGAACATCGTTCAACGGTACTCTCGCTCTGGCGGCAGCCACAACTGGTGTTGAAGGGTTAGAAGCCATCATCCCCATCGCCCCAAATACATCATACTATCACTATTATCGATCAAACGGCCTGATCCGCCATCCGTATGGTTACCTGGGAGAAGACATCGATTATCTTTATGACTTCGTCCACAGTGGTGACAAAAATCGCCGAGAACACTGCAACTGCGAAATACGTGACAAAGAACTCTTGAAACAATTCGATCGAGTGAGCGGTGACTATAATCGCTTCTGGGCTGGACGTGATTACCTGAACGACATCAAGCCTGTCAAAGCAGCGGTGCTGATGTCGCATGCATTCAACGACTGGAATGTGATGCCGGAACACAGCGTTCGCATCTTTAAAGCACTGCAAGCAAACGGTGTCCCAACTCAAGCATACTTTCATCAAGGTGGGCATGGTGGTCCTCCTCCAATGAAGCAGATGAATCGTTGGTTCACTCGCTATCTACACGGAGTCAAAAACGGTGTCGAGAAGGACCCCAAAGCATGGATTGTACGTGCAGGTGCCAAACGTGATCAACCCACGTCCTATGCAGACTACCCAAACCCAAAAGCGAAGCCTGTGAAGCTCTTTCTCGGCGCTGGTGCCCCTGAACAGGGAATCCTCTCGATCAACACACAACCAGCCCAGGGTACAGAAAAACTGGTCGATAATTTCTCTTTTAATGGTACTGCTTTAGCTCAGGCAGAATGGACAGAACACCGCCTGATCTATGTTTCACCGAAGCTCTCAAAGCCAATTCACATTTCCGGGACTCCTCGAATTTCGATTCGGCTCGCCTGTAACAAACCTGCCGCGAACCTGTCAGTGTGGCTGGTTTCACTTCCCTGGACTGAAGGTAGAAACTCAAAGATCACCGACAACATCATCACTCGTGGCTGGGCTGATCCACAAAATCATCGTTCGCTGACAGAAAGTGAACCGCTGAAACCAGGTCAATTCTATGACTTATCATTCGATCTGCAACCCGACGATCAGATTATTCCGAAGGGGCAACAATTAGGCTTGATGATCTTCTCAAGTGATCGTGACTTCACCTTACGCCCTACCCCCGGAACAGAACTGACTGTGGACCTCGATAAGACATCAATGATGCTACCTATCGTAGGAGGCACGAGTGCACTGAAAGAATCTCTTGCACCCGGCAAAAAGAAATGA
- a CDS encoding DUF1501 domain-containing protein: MNPIEEYQRQLTRRQLLSRSRGCLGAAALASLLGEVPKISAASQTGPEQRGLPGLPHFAPKAKRVIYLFMAGGPSHIDLFDYKPVLKKIHGKELPESVRKGQRLTGMTSGQKSFPCVAPMFNFKRYGERGTWINSDILPHTASIADDIAIIRTMNTEAINHDPAITYINTGTQQLGRPSFGAWLSYGLGSPNKDLPAYVVMISVGNAPGQALYSRLWSSGNLPSRHQGVQFRSAGDPVLYLSDPKGLDRGLRRKMLDGLAKINAEKAELSGDPEIEARIAQYEMAYRMQTSVPGLMDLSGETQATFDMYGPDSQKKGTFAANCILARRMAERGVPFIQLFQRGWDQHGSLPKAIRNNCDKVDQPAAALVKDLKQRGLLDDTVVIFGGEFGRTIYSQGTLTKDNHGRDHHGRCFSTWVAGGGFKPGIDYGETDDHCYNIVKDPVHINDLNASILHCLGIDHNRFTVKYQGLDLKLTGVDGANVVKGLLS, encoded by the coding sequence ATGAATCCAATTGAAGAATATCAGCGACAGTTAACACGTCGACAATTATTATCGCGTTCGCGTGGATGCCTCGGCGCTGCGGCGCTCGCCAGTTTGTTAGGTGAAGTACCCAAAATATCAGCGGCCAGTCAAACTGGTCCCGAGCAACGTGGATTGCCGGGACTACCCCATTTTGCACCCAAAGCGAAACGGGTCATTTATCTTTTTATGGCCGGTGGACCCAGCCATATTGATTTATTTGATTATAAGCCGGTCCTGAAGAAGATTCACGGGAAAGAGCTACCTGAGTCAGTTCGCAAAGGACAACGGCTCACAGGTATGACCAGTGGTCAAAAATCGTTTCCCTGTGTGGCACCCATGTTCAATTTCAAACGCTATGGCGAACGAGGGACATGGATCAATAGCGATATTCTACCGCATACGGCATCGATCGCGGATGACATTGCCATCATTCGCACTATGAACACAGAGGCGATTAACCATGATCCTGCCATTACCTACATTAATACGGGAACGCAGCAATTAGGACGTCCCAGTTTTGGAGCGTGGTTGAGTTATGGATTAGGCAGTCCCAACAAGGATCTACCCGCTTATGTAGTGATGATCTCCGTCGGAAATGCACCAGGTCAAGCACTTTATTCACGACTCTGGAGCAGTGGGAATTTACCCTCTCGACATCAGGGAGTGCAGTTTCGCAGTGCTGGAGATCCTGTATTGTATCTGTCCGATCCAAAAGGGTTAGACAGAGGACTTCGTCGTAAAATGCTGGATGGACTGGCAAAAATCAATGCGGAAAAAGCAGAACTTTCGGGCGATCCAGAAATTGAAGCGCGGATTGCACAGTACGAAATGGCCTATCGGATGCAAACTTCGGTTCCAGGTTTGATGGACTTGAGTGGCGAAACGCAGGCCACCTTTGACATGTACGGGCCCGACTCACAGAAAAAAGGAACCTTCGCTGCCAATTGTATTTTGGCACGTCGTATGGCTGAACGTGGTGTGCCCTTCATTCAATTGTTCCAACGTGGATGGGATCAACATGGAAGCTTGCCGAAAGCCATTCGTAATAATTGTGATAAAGTGGATCAGCCAGCAGCAGCCCTCGTGAAAGATTTAAAACAAAGAGGATTATTGGACGACACAGTTGTTATCTTTGGAGGAGAATTTGGCCGGACGATTTATAGTCAGGGAACACTTACCAAAGACAACCATGGCCGTGATCATCATGGTCGCTGTTTTTCAACCTGGGTTGCCGGCGGTGGTTTTAAGCCAGGCATCGATTACGGAGAAACTGACGATCACTGCTATAACATTGTGAAAGATCCGGTGCACATTAACGATTTAAATGCGAGTATTCTGCACTGTCTGGGCATCGACCACAATCGCTTTACAGTGAAGTACCAGGGGCTCGATTTAAAGCTCACGGGAGTCGATGGGGCGAATGTCGTCAAAGGACTGTTGTCTTAG